From a single Daphnia pulex isolate KAP4 chromosome 2, ASM2113471v1 genomic region:
- the LOC124203552 gene encoding uncharacterized protein LOC124203552, with the protein MKLTIVFACLLALAASEDKPKAENEDIQVSPADQDVADWRHYGYFGGHGGYWRGRRSAEETSKREEAAAAVEVSADQEADKMYGRRYYGYYGFPYGSYHNILFFCS; encoded by the exons atgaaattgact ATTGTCTTTGCTTG TCTCTTGGCTTTGGCCGCTTCCGAGGACAAACCAAAAGCTGAAAATGAGGACATTCAAGTCTCCCCTGCCGATCAGGACGTCGCCGATTGGCGTCACTACGGATATTTCGGTGGACACGGCGGATATTGGAGAGGACGTCGATCCGCCGAGGAGACCAGCAAACGGGAAGAAGCGGCCGCGGCCGTTGAAGTTTCTGCCGACCAGGAAGCCGACAAAATGTACGGCCGTCGTTACTACGGCTACTACGGTTTTCCTTACGGCAGTTATCATAATATATTGTTTTTCTGCTCCTAG
- the LOC124203033 gene encoding secreted RxLR effector protein 161-like, with protein MDTCNAITTPADPCSRISAQMLPSTEEEKLDMSNLPYREAVGCLLYLSITCRPDISFVVSQVAKFCQNPGRAHWIAVKRVLSHLARTDQFGVYFGPSTAEPRLVGYTDADYDGDLDSRCSTSGFAFFVRGILVSWSSRRQNCVSQSTTEIKSIHNPEFHQRTKHIDVRYHFIRQLQEDGIIDATYVPSKEQKADIFTKPLPKSDFKRMRKELGVDGPLAKNRTD; from the coding sequence ATGGATACTTGCAATGCAATTACCACTCCAGCTGACCCCTGCTCCCGTATTTCGGCACAAATGTTACCATCAACCGAAGAGGAGAAGCTAGATATGTCAAATTTGCCATACCGAGAAGCCGTCGGTTGCCTGCTGTATTTGTCCATCACTTGCAGACCTGACATTTCTTTCGTCGTCAGTCAAGTGGCCAAGTTTTGCCAAAACCCTGGACGTGCTCACTGGATTGCGGTAAAACGTGTCTTATCCCATCTAGCTAGAACAGACCAATTCGGTGTCTACTTCGGCCCCTCAACTGCTGAACCACGTCTAGTTGGCTACACGGACGCCGATTATGATGGAGATTTAGACTCACGGTGCTCCACCTCAGGCTTTGCCTTCTTCGTTAGAGGAATCCTTGTATCTTGGTCCAGTAGGAGACAAAATTGCGTGTCGCAATCTACCACAGAAATCAAATCGATACACAACCCGGAATTTCACCAACGCACGAAGCACATAGACGTCAGATACCACTTTATCCGTCAGCTACAAGAAGACGGAATCATTGATGCAACTTACGTCCCCTCAAAGGAGCAAAAGGCAGATATTTTCACAAAACCACTGCCAAAGTCGGATTTCAAACGAATGCGCAAGGAGCTAGGTGTGGACGGACCTCTTGCCAAAAATAGGACGGACTAA
- the LOC124203498 gene encoding protein bicaudal C homolog 1-like, with amino-acid sequence MESLSSSASGILTPAATLSMEVSYPYHSHLIGRSGQNVNRVMDESGTRIHFPDRNRIVGEYKCNNVIIRGPMANIEQARTRIRMDIPVEIIIDCSNERIASIGQTSLESFFSTTYGVLLRFYPKIDGLNCQVNIRGQHHRIQRLKEAVTFFGRMTQTQLESMGMKIETSFDHVWLIHDHIDKIAAETGTGIRIPDISNLKELPKKYCIWIRGPSVDSVYAASTFLTGLLPMQLMVQLSSDRINPCLLTEAQEMDVLFHVERSAVGSLLTVRLTSYELNARNLYEMLRRCLDLPVSHAVVPNLPPIWFHRADLVHNTFLPTTKKLLQELSFVQVQRSTSPPLQLNGIVVGNPQSPISTADCSLSSASVSSPCASNESCIPASLTAARFDPNSSRHLSDFLGTVGLSHYSDLFLRNEIDMAMFTTLKDEDLISIGVTSFGARKILLNAIQELRM; translated from the exons ATGGAATCTCTCAGCAGCTCTGCATCCGGCATTTTG aCTCCAGCAGCCACATTGTCGATGGAGGTGAGTTATCCTTACCATTCGCATCTCATCGGCAGATCTGGGCAAAATGTGAACCGCGTGATGGACGAGTCAGGGACTCGTATTCATTTCCCTGATCGTAATCGCATTGTCGGAGAGTACAAGTGCAACAACGTCATCATTCGAGGACCCATGGCCAACATCGAACAAGCTCGGACTCGCATTCGG ATGGATATTCCCGTCGAAATTATTATCGATTGCAGCAATGAACGGATTGCATCCATCGGCCAAACGTCCCTAGAAAGTTTCTTCTCCACCACTTATGGCGTCCTGTTGCGTTTCTACCCGAAAATCGACGGTCTCAACTGTCAGGTGAACATCCGTGGCCAACACCATCGCATTCAACGTCTCAAGGAAGCAGTGACATTTTTCGGTCGAATGACACAGACCCAATTG GAATCGATGGGGATGAAAATCGAAACGTCGTTTGACCACGTGTGGCTTATTCACGACCACATTGACAAAATCGCTGCCGAAACCGGAACCGGAATCCGAATCCCGGATATTTCCAACTTGAAGGAGCTGCCGAAAAAGTATTGCATCTGGATCCGTGGCCCTAGTGTCGATTCCGTTTACGCCGCCAGTACTTTTCTCACT GGACTTTTGCCGATGCAATTGATGGTCCAATTATCGTCGGATCGTATCAATCCTTGCCTCCTGACTGAAGCTCAAGAAATGGATGTTTTGTTTCACGTCGAACGTTCCGCCGTGGGTTCCCTACTGACGGTCCGACTCACTTCGTACGAATTGAATGCAC GTAATTTGTACGAGATGTTGAGACGCTGCCTAGATCTGCCCGTCAGCCACGCCGTCGTGCCAAATTTGCCTCCCATTTGGTTTCATCGTGCAGATTTAGTTCACAATACCTTCC TTCCGACTACAAAGAAACTGTTACAAGAGTTGTCATTTGTACAAGTCCAGCGTAGCACCAGTCCTCCTCTGCAGCTGAACGGAATCGTAGTGGGAAATCCGCAATCGCCAATCAGCACCGCAGATTGCAGCCTCTCTTCCGCAAGCGTCTCTTCACCCT GTGCTTCGAACGAGTCGTGCATTCCCGCATCGCTAACAGCCGCAAGATTCGACCCGAACTCGTCGCGTCACCTCTCCGACTTTTTGGGGACTGTCGGTTTATCTCACTACTCGg atctCTTTTTGAGAAATGAAATCGACATGGCGATGTTTACAACTTTAAAGGATGAGGACCTCATCAGCATCGGCGTCACTTCGTTCGGGGCTCGCAAAATATTGCTCAATGCCATTCAGG AGTTGCGCATGTAA
- the LOC124203530 gene encoding uncharacterized protein LOC124203530, translating to MTIVISLLVCFGIAAGINGASVFTDRPPAGKMHTETNWHRVPESPQSSDDYWANLRSSPRILSSADRFHPSSIDRISPPNLDRIPPLTIDQIHPLNIDRMMPGSNLDRKLSTDIAHSSHSCQKILIVECL from the exons ATGACAATTGTG ATTTCCTTATTAGTTTGCTTCGGCATTGCGGCGGGAATAAACGGCGCGTCTGTTTTCACCGATCGGCCCCCTGCTGGAAAGATGCACACGGAAACTAATTGGCATCGTGTACCCGAATCGCCTCAGTCATCCGATGATTATTGGGCGAATCTCCGCTCGTCGCCAAGAATTCTGTCGAGCGCCGACCGATTCCATCCGTCGAGTATCGACAGGATTTCTCCGCCCAATCTGGACAGGATCCCTCCTTTGACTATCGACCAAATTCATCCTTTAAATATTGACAGAATGATGCCAGGGTCGAATCTCGACCGAAAACTGTCAACAGACATAGCGCACAGCAGTCACAGCTGTCAAAAGATTCTCATCGTCGAATGCTTGTAA
- the LOC124203040 gene encoding uncharacterized protein LOC124203040 — MSAANSSPNNDTQSPRPPSRAQEMQTEYTARYPPLENLRQPDQTDRNPPLEDLRQPDQTDRNPPLFDLRPPDHTDEYPLFEDTRALKQARSTEKARATRQGNKIISHVRNKKSRTELKFMRTEFSTTIADCLSIHQQYCDSKEEEDERDDEWVKELGEDAETIFEIIDRYLERTSRPPSAVSIGHASQRSLGIQSNATVYPAQPDPPNRSADHHSVSPSSSVSNQDAKALQEERRQREEERRQREEEKRQREQLEKQIQQMKIDEKEKIKKAVEEERERQSSKYTTANRDAVNEAEKRANEIAEENKKIRTALEVQKQKQKELFEAAQEKDRLLRLEKKERLESEQKLNQKIQEQQSKFPVSSLLKQPYTSFQPTQFEPTRGANPFDNLFQTASNPNRQTEEEPINFKQWTAHNDNLLSSTKDSTESNHNTRSVFRLPKLDLKPYDGDPKKWPDFIAIFRDLVHSNNSLSSTEKMALLKRSLSEDIRNGLGDSLSSSALYSEALTELENTYGHPQIVSRAYIQSLIELPKVNNDYKTLLKFSQTLNGAVSSLKNGGYEHELKASGILELILAKLPAELQSRWGKKIVKSHPVCLTLQDFSSWIHLIVKGEMMAKHCLISPASSPPSSKSNQKPGRQQTDRKPKHPPSINIIGHKPAAPPSTAAKQNDGSKTLTCLLCRGDHRLSSCPKFAALSLEERMKIIKEFNCCLRCLTKGHWTKECFNKTKCNFEECTAHHHPLLHGAPSLNVSFKEKGVGTHTVEGDSITTLLLTIPVIIEANGIQVNTVGILDQGSQASLILDKISKKLKLDGPTQSSPLATFHGNDPKNKVKCVSFNILTTDSSRSFEVKSAYTVPRLQIQTTSLNWPAVKHQWNHLSDIEPINADTKEIGVLLGRDVLRVHDVLDSRYPADGVEAPDGIKTHFGWCVTGPVATATLHPPLHINALSITQQLSDQALHDVVNQFWLTESFGVRPSTSLPSSLDDKAALKILEQTTRHTGERYEVGLMLRDPKINIPNNREVAVRHFNSLEKRFARDPAFAERYSRVMNEYISLGHAVLLDVNNSIRKGFTWYLPHHGVTNPNKPEKVRVVFNPSARYKGTSLNEQLFIGPDLLTCLIGVLLRFRQFPVPISGDIEKMYHQVLVPKQQQSLFRFLWKNPGDVGEPKEYQMTVHVFGAVSSPTSCIYALRKTAEDFGSRFPDVADSVSKNIYVDNYLDSTETEEEAIAKLRDVSALLKLGGFNMVQWLSSSRSVLATVDHSDLSRSLDLDADKLPIERTLGLLWNCQQDAFNFKSSIKIQAKTKREVLQEVASVFDPLGFLSPVVMTAKILLQEIWRSGADWDDPLPPTLLEIWMAWAKELSAIASIKIPRCFRLQEKPISYELHVCSDASEVGFGACVYLRAEYPNGHFRLNLLLRLELQGAVLGVRLCDSAIKELGPIAAQVIYWCDSQTVLQWIHSKSCKYHAFVAHRITEIIESSAASQWRHIPGELNPADDCSRGIPATHLTTQHRWFRGPDFLALPQSSWPSTGVISEPSSDDPEVSPAKWVGFVQVTNDHPVFNLIQQSSNLHKLKRIVAWLLRFVNNRHINPKNRQLAPYVKAPELREALRFIIRVDQRHFFDDEFRCLAKGRPVPTASSLANLTPFLDPFGIIRVGGRLQHASLPEDTKHPIVLSSDSQLSTMVITDTHKLLIHASTEPTLHALRAKYHVLHPRASINRVIRKCFTCKLRNSQPAPPLMGPLPASRLQTHLPAFTNVGIDFFGPFSVVILRRSVKHYGVMFTCLDTRAVHLEVADSLDMDSFINAFSRFADRRGVPQLCYSDNGTNLVAGEQEINRALSRWNEAELVQKIEKLKNQPIEWRFSPPVAPHFGGSWERLIKSAKTALRGILNNRSVTEDVLVTAIVGAEALLNSRPLTHVSVNPNDLEAITPNHFLLLRAHSGCNLDYPPGAKVSSRRRYEQAQELITHFWNRWLREYVPNGIERRKWLRSRRNLAVNDLVLVVTPNSPRGSWPIGRVVSVQQGPDGFVRSADVRVVRAIPTTSKRRRSASDVTCTTHLYTRSVHKLCLLEEDEQDVSEDGNRAGNVQDV; from the exons ATGTCAGCCGCCAATTCATCGCCCAACAACGACACTCAGAGTCCGCGCCCACCAAGTCGAGCCCAAGAAATGCAGACGGAGTACACCGCCCGATATCCACCATTGGAAAACCTAAGGCAGCCGGATCAGACCGATCGTAATCCACCATTGGAAGACCTAAGGCAGCCGGATCAGACCGATCGTAATCCACCATTGTTCGACCTAAGGCCGCCGGATCACACCGATGAATACCCACTATTTGAAGACACAAGGGCGCTGAAGCAAGCAAGATCAACCGAAAAGGCTCGTGCGACCAGACAAGGAAACAAAATCATCAGTCACGTgcgtaataaaaaaagtcgCACCGAACTCAAGTTCATGAGGACAGAATTTTCCACGACTATCGCCGACTGTCTTTCAATTCATCAGCAATATTGTGattcgaaagaagaagaagatgaacgaGACGACGAATGGGTGAAAGAACTTGGAGAAGATGCAGAAACGATATTTGAAATCATCGACCGTTATTTAGAAAGAACATCCCGTCCGCCATCCGCAGTATCCATCGGCCATGCGTCTCAACGGTCACTCGGCATCCAGTCAAACGCCACCGTCTATCCAGCGCAACCGGATCCGCCCAATCGATCAGCAGATCACCATTCCGTATCACCATCCAGCTCAGTCTCAAACCAAGACGCTAAAGCTTTACAAGAGGAAAGGCGTCAGCGCGAAGAAGAAAGGCGTCAacgcgaagaagaaaagcgtcAACGTGAACAACTAGAAAAGCAAATCCAACAAATGAAGATagacgaaaaagagaagatcAAGAAAGccgttgaagaagaaagagagcgACAGTCCAGCAAATACACCACAGCTAATCGAGATGCAGTAAATGAAGCGGAAAAACGTGCCAACGAGATAgctgaagaaaacaaaaaaatcagaacCGCGCTGGAGgtccaaaaacaaaagcaaaaggaGCTGTTTGAAGCCGCCCAAGAAAAGGATCGGTTGCTGaggctagaaaaaaaagaaaggcttGAGAGTGAACAAAAACTGAATCAGAAGATCCAAGAACAGCAAAGCAAATTTCCCGTCAGTTCTCTCTTAAAACAACCGTACACCTCCTTCCAGCCCACGCAATTCGAACCAACCAGAGGAGCCAATCCATTTGACAATTTGTTCCAGACCGCGTCAAATCCAAATCGTCAAACCGAAGAGGAACCAATCAACTTTAAGCAATGGACGGCCCACAACGACAATTTATTGTCGTCGACAAAAGATTCCACCGAGTCAAACCACAACACAAGATCAGTTTTTCGTCTTCCCAAATTGGACTTAAAACCCTACGACGGCGATCCCAAGAAGTGGCCCGACTTTATTGCAATCTTCAGAGATTTAGTCCACTCCAACAACAGCTTAtcatcaacagaaaaaatggcGTTGCTCAAGCGATCCTTGTCAGAAGACATCCGAAATGGACTAGGCGACTCTCTCAGCAGCTCGGCTTTGTACAGCGAAGCTTTGACCGAGCTCGAAAACACCTATGGTCATCCTCAGATCGTCTCAAGAGCCTACATCCAATCTCTGATCGAGCTACCAAAAGTGAACAACGACTATAAAACTTTGCTCAAATTCTCGCAAACTCTCAATGGAGCCGTTTCATCTTTGAAGAATGGAGGTTACGAACACGAGCTGAAAGCATCCGGCATCCTCGAGCTAATTTTGGCCAAGCTTCCAGCGGAGTTACAAAGCAGGTGGGGGAAAAAGATTGTCAAGAGTCACCCAGTCTGCCTAACCCTTCAAGACTTCTCAAGCTGGATCCACCTAATCGTCAAAGGAGAAATGATGGCCAAGCATTGTTTGATTTCTCCAGCATCATCGCCCCCATCCAGCAAAAGCAACCAAAAGCCGGGCCGGCAGCAAACGGACCGAAAGCCGAAGCATCCGCCTTCAATCAACATCATCGGTCACAAACCAGCCGCTCCGCCCTCAACAGCAGCCAAACAAAACGATGGAAGCAAAACCTTGACGTGCCTCCTGTGCAGAGGAGACCACCGTCTTTCATCGTGTCCAAAGTTCGCAGCCTTATCGTTAGAAGAAAGGATGAAGATCATCAAGGAGTTTAACTGCTGTCTACGGTGCCTAACTAAAGGACATTGGACGAAAGAATGCTTTAACAAAACGAAATGCAACTTCGAAGAATGCACTGCCCATCACCACCCACTTCTCCACGGCGCTCCAAGCCTCAACGTGTCCTTTAAAGAGAAA ggCGTTGGAACGCACACCGTCGAAGGAGATTCAATCACCACCCTGCTGCTAACAATTCCAGTCATCATTGAAGCTAACGGAATCCAGGTCAACACAGTAGGCATCTTGGATCAAGGAAGCCAAGCATCATTGATCCTCgacaaaatatcaaaaaagcTGAAACTCGACGGTCCTACGCAGTCATCACCTTTAGCGACTTTCCACGGAAACGATCCGAAGAATAAAGTGAAATGTGTATCTTTCAACATTCTCACCACCGATTCCAGCCGCTCTTTCGAAGTCAAGTCTGCGTACACAGTCCCGCGTCTACAAATTCAAACAACCAGCCTTAATTGGCCGGCAGTCAAACATCAATGGAATCATCTTAGCGATATCGAGCCAATCAACGCGGACACCAAAGAAATAGGCGTTCTTTTAGGACGTGATGTGCTCCGTGTTCACGATGTACTAGATTCCCGCTATCCAGCCGACGGAGTTGAAGCCCCGGATGGAATCAAAACTCATTTTGGTTGGTGTGTGACCGGACCAGTGGCAACCGCCACTTTGCATCCACCTCTTCACATCAACGCGCTTTCCATCACCCAGCAACTCTCCGATCAAGCTTTACACGACGTCGTCAATCAATTCTGGCTCACAGAAAGTTTCGGTGTTCGTCCGTCAACATCTTTGCCTTCATCACTGGACGACAAAGCAGCATTGAAAATACTGGAGCAGACGACGCGTCACACTGGAGAAAGGTACGAAGTCGGACTAATGCTTCGTGATCCCAAAATCAACATTCCGAATAATCGTGAAGTCGCCGTTCGTCATTTCAACTCGCTGGAAAAGCGCTTCGCCCGTGATCCAGCATTCGCCGAAAGATATTCCCGCGTGATGAACGAATACATTTCCCTCGGACACGCAGTATTATTGGACGTCAACAACTCTATCCGCAAAGGCTTCACCTGGTATCTTCCGCATCACGGCGTCACAAATCCAAACAAACCGGAAAAAGTTCGTGTGGTATTCAATCCATCCGCTCGTTACAAAGGAACGTCGCTGAATGAACAATTGTTCATAGGTCCCGATCTGCTAACGTGTCTAATTGGCGTCCTTCTTCGCTTCCGGCAGTTTCCCGTTCCAATATCCGGCGATATAGAGAAAATGTACCACCAGGTGCTCGTTCCCAAACAGCAACAATCTCTTTTCCGCTTTCTTTGGAAAAACCCTGGCGACGTAGGAGAACCGAAAGAATACCAAATGACAGTTCACGTCTTTGGTGCCGTATCGTCTCCAACCAGCTGCATCTACGCGCTGAGAAAAACGGCAGAAGATTTTGGCAGCCGCTTCCCCGACGTCGCCGATTCAGTATCCAAAAATATCTACGTCGACAATTATCTAGATTCCACGGAGACAGAGGAAGAAGCTATCGCAAAATTACGTGACGTTTCAGCATTGTTAAAGCTCGGCGGCTTCAACATGGTCCAATGGCTTTCATCTTCCCGATCCGTCTTAGCCACCGTCGATCATTCCGATCTTTCACGGTCACTCGATCTCGACGCCGACAAACTTCCAATCGAACGGACTCTTGGCCTGCTCTGGAATTGTCAACAAGATGCGTTCAACTTTAAATCGTCGATCAAAATCCAAGCCAAAACCAAACGTGAAGTTCTCCAAGAAGTAGCTTCCGTCTTTGACCCACTCGGATTTCTCTCTCCAGTCGTAATGACAGCCAAAATCCTGCTTCAAGAAATTTGGCGATCCGGCGCGGATTGGGACGATCCATTGCCTCCTACACTGCTTGAAATTTGGATGGCATGGGCAAAGGAACTTTCAGCAATCGCCTCCATCAAGATTCCGCGTTGCTTCCGGCTACAAGAAAAGCCCATCTCCTACGAGCTTCATGTTTGTTCCGACGCATCCGAGGTCGGTTTCGGCGCCTGTGTCTACCTGCGAGCCGAATATCCAAACGGACATTTTCGCCTCAACCTTCTTCTC CGTTTGGAGCTACAAGGCGCAGTGCTGGGCGTCCGATTATGTGATTCCGCCATCAAGGAGCTTGGACCCATCGCAGCACAAGTTATCTACTGGTGTGATTCTCAAACCGTGCTTCAATGGATTCACTCAAAATCGTGCAAGTATCACGCGTTCGTCGCACACCGGATTACCGAAATTATCGAAAGCAGTGCCGCTTCTCAGTGGCGCCACATCCCAGGCGAATTGAATCCGGCCGATGATTGTTCCCGCGGCATTCCAGCAACTCATCTCACAACTCAACACAGATGGTTCCGTGGCCCAGATTTTCTCGCCTTGCCTCAATCTTCTTGGCCCTCAACAGGCGTGATATCCGAACCATCCTCAGACGATCCCGAAGTGTCGCCGGCAAAATGGGTCGGCTTCGTTCAAGTGACCAACGACCATCCCGTCTTCAacttaattcaacaatcttcAAATTTACACAAGTTGAAACGCATCGTCGCTTGGCTACTCCGGTTCGTCAACAATCGCCACATCAATCCGAAAAATCGACAGTTGGCTCCTTACGTCAAAGCTCCTGAACTCCGCGAAGCACTCCGCTTCATTATTCGTGTCGACCAACGGCATTTCTTCGACGACGAGTTCCGGTGTTTGGCCAAAGGACGACCAGTGCCAACAGCTTCATCCCTGGCCAATCTTACCCCATTCTTAGATCCGTTCGGAATCATCAGAGTCGGTGGTCGGCTACAACACGCGTCTCTGCCGGAAGATACGAAACACCCAATTGTGCTATCCTCCGACAGTCAACTGTCCACTATGGTCATcaccgacacacacaaacttcTCATCCATGCGTCAACAGAGCCTACGCTTCACGCACTTCGGGCAAAATACCATGTCCTTCATCCTCGAGCTTCAATCAATCGTGTCATACGAAAGTGCTTTACGTGCAAGCTTCGTAATAGTCAACCAGCGCCACCACTCATGGGCCCACTGCCTGCTAGTCGCCTGCAAACTCATCTTCCCGCTTTTACCAACGTCGGAATCGACTTTTTCGGCCCATTTTCCGTCGTCATCTTGAGAAGATCTGTCAAGCACTATGGTGTGATGTTTACATGCCTAGACACCCGAGCTGTACATCTTGAAGTCGCCGATTCCCTCGATATGGACTCTTTCATCAACGCTTTTTCCCGTTTTGCTGATCGTCGCGGCGTCCCTCAACTTTGCTACAGCGACAACGGAACAAATCTCGTGGCCGGTGAGCAAGAAATCAACCGCGCCCTTTCCCGCTGGAACGAAGCCGAGTTGGTGCAGAAgattgaaaaactaaaaaaccaaCCAATTGAATGGAGATTCAGTCCACCCGTAGCTCCTCACTTTGGCGGCTCATGGGAGCGATTGATTAAATCCGCAAAAACCGCCCTGCGAGGTATTCTAAACAATCGGTCTGTCACCGAAGACGTCCTCGTCACGGCTATCGTCGGAGCCGAAGCGCTCCTAAATTCTCGCCCGTTGACTCACGTCAGCGTCAACCCGAACGACTTAGAAGCCATCACACCAAACCATTTTCTGCTGCTGCGGGCTCATTCAGGATGTAACCTTGACTATCCTCCAGGCGCCAAAGTTTCCAGTCGAAGACGTTACGAACAAGCCCAGGAGCTGATAACGCATTTCTGGAACCGGTGGCTCCGAGAATATGTCCCCAACGGcatcgaaagaagaaagtggCTTCGTTCGCGACGGAATCTGGCCGTCAACGATTTAGTTCTCGTCGTCACGCCCAATTCCCCTCGCGGATCATGGCCGATCGGTCGCGTCGTCAGCGTCCAGCAAGGTCCCGACGGATTCGTCCGATCCGCCGACGTCAGAGTCGTTCGAGCCATTCCAACCACCTCCAAGCGTCGCCGTTCAGCATCTGACGTCACCTGCACCACTCATCTGTACACCCGGTCGGTCCACAAGCTTTGCCTCTTAGAAGAAGACGAACAAGATGTTTCCGAAGACGGAAACAGGGCCGGCAATGTGCAAGACGTCTAA
- the LOC124203508 gene encoding GTP-binding protein Di-Ras2-like, translating into MDFCSLNDLVKQNIYRPFFRFRHEVEQTNDYRVVVVGGAATGKSSLVLRFVRDTFNERHIPTVEDVYCQNVNLVSHQLDGEVVSCNKNSVCNLQIVDTTGSYQFPAMLRLNISKAHAFIMVYSVTSRQSLEELRPTWENILEIKGSMENVPLMLVGNKCDETDARELTAKEGEEQARQWSSHFMETSAKTNYKVKELFQGLLSLDKDRNMTIVQAESDRQRGSRHSLKHSSSEE; encoded by the exons ATGGATTTTTGTTCGTTGAACGATTTGGTGAAGCAGAACATTTATCGTCCGTTTTTTCGGTTCCGGCATGAAGTGGAACAGACCAACGATTACCGGGTCGTCGTAGTGGGTGGCGCAGCGACCGGCAAATCGTCGCTCGTCCTCCGATTCGTCAGGGACACCTTCAACGAGCGTCACATTCCAACCGTCGAAGACGTTTAttgccaa AACGTGAATTTGGTTTCCCATCAACTCGACGGGGAGGTGGTCTCGTGCAACAAGAATTCCGTCTGCAACCTGCAGATCGTCGACACGACAGGCTCTTACCAGTTCCCGGCCATGTTACGGCTCAACATTTCAAAGGCCCACGCCTTCATCATGGTCTATTCGGTCACGTCCAGGCAATCCCTCGAGGAGCTCAGACCCACCTGGGAAAACATCCTAGAAATCAAA GGTTCGATGGAGAATGTGCCTCTGATGTTGGTGGGCAACAAATGCGACGAGACGGACGCCAGGGAACTGACGGCCAAGGAAGGAGAAGAACAGGCCAGGCAATGGTCCTCCCACTTCATGGAAACGTCGGCCAAAACCAACTACAAAGTCAAAGAACTCTTCCAA GGGCTGTTGAGTCTGGATAAGGACCGAAACATGACGATTGTCCAAGCGGAATCGGACAGACAACGGGGAAGTCGTCATTCTCTCAAACACTCGTCATCTGAAGAGTGA
- the LOC124203541 gene encoding uncharacterized protein LOC124203541, translating to MKFVIVLVCLMAVAAAVDENKPDDADLNTNIEAPADLDVDDWHSRRYFGHYYNPYGYYNPYRYGKHWRGRRSSADEDIQQPEAEANNPVVDQDANEHRRRGYYGYYNPYGYRNYGYGKYWRGYSWH from the exons ATGAAATTCGTG ATTGTGTTGGTTTGTTTGATGGCTGTGGCCGCTGCCGTTGACGAGAATAAACCGGATGATGCGGATCTCAACACCAACATCGAAGCTCCAGCCGATCTGGACGTCGATGACTGGCACAGTCGCCGTTACTTTGGCCACTATTACAATCCCTACGGCTACTACAACCCCTACAGATACGGCAAACATTGGCGTGGCCGACGCTCATCCGCTGATGAAGACATCCAGCAACCGGAAGCGGAAGCTAATAATCCCGTCGTCGACCAAGACGCTAACGAGCACCGCCGTCGTGGCTATTACGGCTACTACAATCCCTACGGTTATCGCAACTACGGATACGGCAAATACTGGCGTGGCTATTCGTGGCATTAG
- the LOC124203519 gene encoding uncharacterized protein LOC124203519, producing MKFLILLLASLLALAAAEQPEADLSTNVQVLPDQSVAEWNRRTYYGHYYNPYGYYGHGYWRGRRSIDEKKTEGAAKIGDADQDVNEWHNRGYYGRYPRPSYYRHHYGHHRGRRDASQDQATQETYYPGWGSHRGNNYGGYPYRQHSYYHGHFSPSSYSYSYRH from the exons atgaaattcttg ATCCTGTTATTGGCCTCTCTGTTGGCTCTGGCCGCCGCCGAGCAACCGGAAGCGGATCTCAGCACCAACGTCCAAGTTCTTCCTGACCAGAGCGTCGCCGAATGGAATCGCCGTACTTACTACGGCCACTATTACAACCCTTATGGCTACTATGGACACGGATACTGGCGTGGACGACGATCCAtcgatgaaaagaaaacggaaggaGCTGCCAAAATTGGTGATGCTGATCAGGATGTCAACGAATGGCACAATCGTGGCTACTATGGTCGTTATCCACGCCCATCTTATTATCGTCACCACTACGGGCACCATCGTGGACGTCGTGACGCCAGCCAAGACCAGGCGACGCAGGAAACCTATTACCCCGGGTGGGGATCTCATCGTGGAAACAACTACGGTGGATATCCTTATCGCCAGCATTCTTATTACCATGGCCACTTTTCACCATCGTCTTATTCTTATTCCTACCGTCACTGA